Proteins co-encoded in one Spirosoma endbachense genomic window:
- a CDS encoding rhamnogalacturonan acetylesterase gives MMSKSFFLKSVCFLTLSVLLAFAPPANKITVYLIGDSTMSIKQVKYYPETGWGMPFAYFFDESVTVDNRAQNGRSTRTFIEENRWQPVADGLKEGDYVFIQFGHNDEVKTKKSYTAEGEFRSNLIRFITETRTKKATPILITPVARRQFDAAGKIVDTHAVYSEIVRAVATEYKTPMIDLDKQGQDLYQRAGVENSRLFFNQLAPGEHPNYPEGKEDNTHFNELGARKIAELVLANIKSLKLDLADRIVKPETK, from the coding sequence ATGATGAGCAAATCATTTTTTTTGAAAAGCGTCTGTTTTCTTACCCTGTCAGTTTTGCTGGCCTTCGCTCCGCCAGCGAACAAGATTACCGTATACCTCATTGGCGATTCCACGATGTCGATAAAGCAGGTGAAGTACTATCCTGAAACAGGTTGGGGTATGCCATTCGCCTACTTTTTCGATGAGAGCGTGACCGTAGACAACCGGGCGCAGAATGGGCGGAGCACGCGGACATTCATCGAAGAAAATCGCTGGCAACCCGTGGCCGATGGACTAAAGGAAGGTGATTATGTCTTCATCCAGTTTGGGCACAACGACGAGGTGAAAACCAAGAAAAGCTATACGGCAGAAGGTGAGTTTCGATCAAACCTGATCCGCTTTATTACCGAAACCCGAACCAAAAAAGCAACCCCCATACTCATCACGCCCGTTGCCCGCCGACAGTTCGATGCGGCCGGAAAGATTGTTGATACGCACGCAGTTTATTCCGAAATCGTGCGGGCCGTGGCAACCGAGTACAAAACGCCAATGATTGACTTAGATAAACAGGGCCAGGACCTCTACCAACGGGCTGGCGTCGAAAACTCCCGCCTTTTTTTCAACCAGCTTGCGCCGGGCGAACATCCCAACTATCCGGAAGGGAAAGAAGACAATACACACTTCAACGAACTCGGGGCCCGAAAAATAGCAGAGCTGGTTCTGGCGAACATCAAATCGTTAAAACTCGATCTGGCCGACCGAATCGTGAAGCCAGAGACAAAATAA
- a CDS encoding heparinase II/III domain-containing protein, which produces MKSFLLLVAALLSLSSYAQDQDLLSGKFPPGELKKVLIPQAQWAPFPKRDDRAGWAKADQNMMKAYLEKAESYLNYQWPYIPATKSLLIERTGDRDQFQAVSFEKREVLGTLLLAEIYENKGRFVDPIIDGVWSICEESFWGVPAHLPKSKEYAGLMDVSKPFVDLFAAETATYLAWVDYYLGDKLDAVSPQIRKRIYNETNDRIFEPLMTKPHGWMTKTANGRAPNNWNPWICSNWLNATLLLEKDDEKRTASVAKLLDVLDEFLNPYPQDGGCDEGPSYWGAAAASLYDNIAMLNLASNDAFQYVYADEKFRNMGRFIYRAQISEKYFLNFADADPQPGMAATMIYRYGKAINDPDMMKFGAFYRQPEDGTVGKFHYFRHFYSLFMQDEYQKAPQGLPLPKNVWLPDLQVFAARDQEGTTKGFYVAAKGGHNDESHNHNDIGNYVIYYDGQPLLIDVGRGTYTAKTFSNKRYDIWYNCSDYHNLPTINGQNQPPGMSFKASNVTYKADNAATQFAVDISRAYPKEAGVNSWQRTIRLNRGKNVQIDDVISLQTANALTQHLMTAYPAEVGKPGELIIHYNPKGGQPKNFVVKYNPRQMQPSVEKVKLDSPEDRGIITKWGDTIYRINFTVLTPKTSDKLNFVVASE; this is translated from the coding sequence ATGAAGTCATTTCTGCTGCTGGTTGCTGCCTTGCTCAGTCTTTCATCCTACGCCCAAGATCAGGATTTGCTGAGTGGAAAATTCCCGCCGGGTGAATTAAAAAAAGTGCTGATTCCGCAGGCGCAGTGGGCACCCTTTCCCAAACGGGACGACCGCGCCGGATGGGCTAAAGCCGATCAGAACATGATGAAGGCGTACCTAGAAAAGGCAGAATCGTATCTCAACTATCAATGGCCCTACATCCCGGCAACAAAATCGCTACTTATCGAACGGACGGGTGACCGGGATCAGTTTCAGGCTGTGAGTTTCGAGAAACGGGAAGTGCTGGGAACCCTATTGCTGGCCGAAATCTACGAGAATAAAGGCCGGTTTGTTGATCCTATTATCGACGGTGTCTGGTCTATTTGCGAAGAGTCGTTCTGGGGTGTACCCGCTCACTTGCCCAAATCGAAAGAGTATGCCGGGCTAATGGACGTATCGAAACCCTTTGTCGATTTATTTGCCGCTGAAACCGCTACTTACCTGGCCTGGGTCGATTATTATCTGGGCGATAAACTGGATGCGGTATCTCCCCAGATCCGGAAACGGATCTATAACGAAACCAACGACCGGATTTTTGAGCCACTGATGACGAAACCACACGGCTGGATGACCAAAACAGCCAATGGGCGGGCACCCAACAACTGGAACCCCTGGATTTGCTCCAATTGGCTCAATGCGACGCTGCTTCTCGAAAAAGACGATGAGAAACGAACCGCATCGGTCGCCAAATTGCTGGACGTGCTGGATGAGTTTCTGAATCCGTATCCGCAGGATGGTGGCTGCGACGAAGGCCCCAGCTATTGGGGGGCCGCAGCAGCATCTTTGTACGACAACATTGCCATGCTGAATCTGGCCAGCAACGATGCCTTTCAGTACGTCTATGCCGATGAGAAATTTCGCAACATGGGCCGGTTCATCTACCGGGCTCAGATCAGCGAGAAATACTTTCTGAACTTTGCCGACGCAGATCCGCAACCCGGCATGGCAGCTACCATGATTTACCGCTATGGTAAGGCGATCAACGATCCTGACATGATGAAATTCGGAGCCTTTTACCGCCAGCCGGAAGATGGCACCGTTGGCAAATTTCATTACTTCAGGCACTTTTATTCGCTGTTCATGCAGGATGAATACCAGAAAGCTCCGCAGGGTTTACCGCTCCCCAAAAACGTCTGGCTACCAGACCTTCAGGTATTTGCCGCCCGCGACCAGGAAGGAACCACCAAAGGATTTTATGTAGCTGCCAAAGGAGGACACAATGATGAAAGCCACAACCATAACGATATTGGCAATTATGTGATCTACTACGATGGCCAACCACTGCTGATCGATGTTGGGCGAGGCACCTACACGGCTAAAACATTCAGTAATAAGCGCTACGATATCTGGTACAACTGTTCAGACTACCACAATCTGCCGACGATAAACGGCCAGAATCAGCCACCCGGCATGTCGTTTAAAGCGTCGAATGTTACCTACAAAGCCGACAATGCAGCTACCCAGTTTGCTGTCGATATTTCACGGGCCTACCCGAAAGAAGCGGGCGTAAACAGCTGGCAGCGAACCATTCGGCTGAACCGGGGCAAAAACGTTCAGATCGATGATGTAATCAGCCTGCAAACGGCCAATGCGCTAACGCAACATCTGATGACTGCCTATCCCGCCGAAGTCGGCAAACCCGGCGAGCTGATTATTCATTACAATCCCAAAGGTGGGCAACCCAAAAATTTTGTAGTCAAGTACAATCCCAGACAGATGCAGCCGTCGGTCGAAAAAGTGAAACTGGATTCGCCTGAAGATCGTGGTATTATTACCAAATGGGGCGATACGATTTACCGCATCAATTTCACCGTTCTCACCCCTAAAACGTCGGACAAACTCAACTTTGTTGTTGCGAGTGAATAA
- a CDS encoding RagB/SusD family nutrient uptake outer membrane protein, which yields MKRFFNLYFILGLALFAVACTEDLLDQVPTTQLSSDLFWKTTDDAIFAVNGVYDANRTTFDRDYYFDGGGEFVHTRGTSNNQGVFNPGAIGSNTNFGFLWGDCYRTINRANYVLGNIGALRASLKTPSDLALMDRLVAETRFLRAINYFRLIDLWGDVPYFTSKLNGNTEAYSLIRTPRAVVKDSILADLAYAATVLPETYTGDNLGRASKLAAWAFSGKVRLFWACWMKNEGKTADAQAHYTAAAADFKKIIDKNIPLFRNGEPGPVDNPNYWHLFQYFNEYDPEIIFSVQFGGPLLAQGEEMQRDFGTRNTGNGQVWVAPTFRLANRYQLLSTGDFAPSLVLSKNTTQLNSATNPKSYAGRDYRMRATILWDEQKMLRLSTDGLTVGDSMPFRFGSRDGVTFINYDGAPAGYIFRKWIRQTGGIGRSDGPQDMYMMRLPDVWLMYAEAINETNGGPTSELFTLLNRIRRRGNLPALNQAKFAAKADFFKAIEQERIVELVGEGHRFFDIRRWKKAEEIWPSPGGQVLYDSQGTRVRDEFVNAPERDYQRYYLFQIPPGEIEVNSKIIQNTPWL from the coding sequence ATGAAACGTTTTTTTAACCTCTATTTCATACTGGGTCTGGCGCTGTTCGCAGTGGCATGCACCGAAGATCTGCTCGATCAGGTGCCTACAACCCAGCTCTCGTCGGATCTGTTCTGGAAAACCACCGACGATGCCATCTTTGCCGTAAACGGTGTTTACGATGCGAATCGCACCACCTTCGACCGCGACTATTATTTCGACGGTGGCGGGGAGTTTGTCCATACACGGGGTACCAGCAACAACCAGGGCGTATTCAATCCCGGTGCAATCGGATCGAATACCAACTTCGGTTTTCTGTGGGGCGACTGCTACCGGACCATCAACCGGGCCAATTACGTGCTGGGCAACATTGGTGCTTTGCGGGCAAGCCTGAAAACGCCGTCAGATCTGGCGCTGATGGACAGGCTCGTTGCCGAAACCCGTTTTCTGCGGGCTATCAACTACTTCCGGCTGATCGACCTCTGGGGCGATGTACCTTATTTTACCAGCAAGCTCAATGGCAATACGGAAGCGTACTCACTGATCCGAACACCGCGTGCGGTTGTGAAAGATTCGATTCTGGCCGACCTGGCCTATGCCGCCACCGTGTTGCCGGAAACCTATACCGGCGACAATCTTGGACGCGCGTCAAAACTCGCTGCCTGGGCTTTCAGTGGTAAGGTGCGGCTGTTCTGGGCCTGCTGGATGAAAAATGAAGGAAAAACGGCCGATGCACAGGCACATTATACGGCTGCTGCGGCAGATTTCAAGAAAATCATCGACAAAAATATTCCGCTGTTCCGGAACGGCGAGCCCGGTCCTGTCGACAATCCGAACTATTGGCACCTGTTCCAGTACTTCAACGAATACGATCCTGAGATTATCTTCTCCGTTCAGTTTGGAGGCCCCTTACTGGCGCAGGGCGAGGAAATGCAACGGGACTTCGGTACGCGCAATACTGGCAACGGGCAGGTATGGGTTGCGCCTACGTTCCGGTTGGCCAATCGCTACCAGCTCCTGTCAACGGGCGATTTTGCCCCTTCGCTTGTGCTGTCTAAAAATACGACGCAGCTCAACAGTGCCACTAACCCCAAATCGTATGCGGGCCGCGACTACCGGATGCGGGCAACGATTCTCTGGGATGAACAGAAGATGCTCCGGCTCTCGACGGATGGGTTGACCGTTGGTGATAGTATGCCGTTCCGCTTCGGTAGCCGCGATGGTGTGACTTTCATCAATTACGACGGTGCTCCTGCTGGGTACATTTTCCGAAAATGGATACGGCAAACGGGTGGCATTGGCCGTAGCGATGGCCCACAGGACATGTATATGATGCGATTGCCTGATGTATGGCTGATGTATGCCGAAGCGATCAATGAAACCAATGGCGGCCCAACATCCGAACTCTTTACGTTACTCAATCGCATTCGTCGGCGCGGCAATCTGCCTGCGCTGAATCAGGCGAAGTTTGCGGCCAAAGCCGACTTTTTCAAAGCCATCGAGCAGGAACGCATTGTTGAGCTGGTTGGCGAAGGGCATCGTTTCTTCGACATCCGGCGATGGAAAAAAGCCGAAGAAATCTGGCCATCACCCGGCGGACAGGTACTATATGACAGCCAGGGCACCCGCGTTCGTGACGAATTCGTCAATGCCCCCGAGCGTGATTATCAACGGTACTACTTATTCCAGATCCCGCCTGGTGAGATCGAAGTCAATTCTAAAATTATCCAGAATACACCCTGGCTTTAG
- a CDS encoding SusC/RagA family TonB-linked outer membrane protein, which yields MYKPLSSRLLVLAIHGSLASLLACGDLIGQAIPPGNNPSAAPVRQVATYKFSGRVLDEKNTGLPGATVVLKGNDKTGTTSDADGKFTVNIPTGGGTLAVSAIGYLTKEAIVTSETTLDVTLAPDIKTLNEVVVVGYGTQKKENLTGSVAAITIDEKISSRSLANVSSGLSGLVPGLSVQQSTGQAGRSGAALIIRGLGTVNNSGPLIVVDGMPDVDINRIDMNDVASISVLKDAASASIYGSRAANGVVLITTKNGSQNKKAQISYTGTYGLSKPTNFYNYFADYPRALTMHMRASGAGASSTTFRYGTVEDWLSKGLIDPTNYPNTNWWDVILRDQGRIQTHNLSASGGTDRMNFYLSAGLYDELGVLINHDYKRYNTRFNLDYKVRDAIKVGIRMDGQWSKQKYANQEGFINYSGTDGYDIRYAIAGILPQSPTTGQYGGIMAYGEDAQAANMLARYQVYHNLRDRQEINANLYGEWTPLAGLTVRADYGLRYYNQFTKSYNDPTDVWNFQTNQVARTIINPSAGISNSTNQGYKTLLQGRITYNKTLFGNHQLTVLGGYTEEYWFNRNLSASRQDRINPLLSEIDAALTTTQSAGGNSDAEGLRSVLGRLNYVINDKYLFEANARYDGSSKFLPGFQYGFFPSVSAGWRFSEEPFFKRFASVVSSAKLRASIGKLGNNSGVGRYEQRDIFNLTNYILNGKITKGFSSSKIINEDFSWEQTNITNVGLDLAFFGGRLTSEIDAYSKLTTGMIRPSSLSTFLSGYDAPRVNIGKLRNLGLEANVTYRAKIRDANVGATLNMAFNRNKLLEWNEFLSKGYTYLNLPYHFAYSREATGIAQTWEDVANAPYQGQYVSPGDILYKDLNGDGQINDEDRKAQPQFNRDQPVGTFGLNLFGSWRGFDLSILWQSATGRKDFWLEPFNNVNIPSARNAFQDFQWSDTWNLDNRGASLPRLVTGSGGNNQAESTFWLDDFSYLRLKNIQAGYNVPSKVMSRIGVSRLRVYVTAENLLTFSRYRGVDPEKSTSVSNVDNQDDPFPLLKSYSFGLNLSL from the coding sequence ATGTATAAACCTTTATCTTCCAGACTTCTGGTCCTGGCGATACATGGCAGTTTAGCTTCGCTGCTGGCCTGTGGCGACCTGATTGGTCAGGCTATCCCGCCGGGAAATAACCCGTCAGCAGCTCCGGTAAGGCAGGTCGCCACGTATAAGTTCAGCGGTCGGGTTCTCGACGAAAAAAATACGGGCTTACCCGGTGCGACTGTCGTACTGAAGGGTAATGACAAGACCGGAACCACCTCCGATGCTGACGGTAAATTCACGGTCAATATTCCTACCGGTGGCGGTACACTTGCCGTATCGGCCATTGGTTATTTGACCAAAGAAGCCATCGTTACCAGCGAAACAACCCTTGATGTAACTCTGGCACCCGATATCAAAACCCTCAACGAGGTCGTCGTGGTAGGCTATGGTACTCAGAAAAAAGAAAATCTGACCGGATCGGTAGCCGCCATAACGATCGATGAAAAAATTTCGAGCCGGTCGCTGGCTAACGTTTCGTCGGGATTGTCAGGGCTTGTGCCAGGGTTATCCGTTCAGCAATCGACCGGACAGGCAGGCCGGAGCGGTGCTGCCCTGATCATTCGCGGACTCGGCACAGTCAATAATTCGGGACCGCTGATTGTCGTCGACGGGATGCCGGATGTCGATATCAACCGCATCGACATGAACGACGTGGCCAGTATTTCGGTCTTGAAAGATGCCGCGTCAGCGTCCATCTACGGGTCACGGGCTGCCAATGGAGTTGTGTTGATCACGACCAAAAATGGGTCACAGAACAAAAAAGCCCAGATCAGCTATACCGGTACTTACGGACTATCAAAACCCACCAACTTCTACAACTATTTCGCAGATTACCCCCGCGCTCTGACGATGCATATGCGGGCTTCGGGAGCAGGGGCTTCGTCAACTACGTTCCGTTATGGAACCGTAGAAGACTGGTTGTCCAAAGGGTTGATCGATCCGACTAATTATCCGAATACGAACTGGTGGGATGTCATCCTGCGCGATCAGGGTCGTATTCAAACCCATAATCTGTCAGCTTCGGGCGGCACCGATCGCATGAATTTCTACCTGTCGGCGGGCCTTTATGACGAATTAGGCGTCCTGATCAACCACGATTACAAACGCTACAATACGCGTTTTAACCTCGATTATAAAGTGCGGGATGCCATCAAAGTAGGCATTCGGATGGATGGCCAATGGTCAAAACAGAAATACGCCAATCAGGAAGGATTCATCAATTACAGCGGAACCGACGGTTACGATATTCGCTATGCCATTGCCGGAATTCTCCCGCAAAGCCCGACAACCGGGCAGTATGGTGGTATCATGGCCTATGGCGAAGACGCTCAGGCGGCCAATATGCTGGCTCGGTATCAGGTTTATCATAACCTGCGCGACCGGCAGGAAATCAACGCAAACCTGTACGGCGAATGGACGCCCCTGGCGGGACTAACTGTTCGGGCTGATTACGGACTTCGCTACTACAATCAGTTTACGAAGAGTTATAACGATCCGACCGATGTCTGGAATTTCCAGACAAACCAGGTTGCCAGAACGATTATCAATCCGAGTGCAGGCATCAGCAACAGCACGAACCAGGGCTATAAAACACTGCTTCAGGGCCGAATCACCTACAATAAAACATTGTTTGGCAATCACCAGCTGACGGTACTGGGTGGCTATACTGAAGAATACTGGTTCAATCGCAACCTGTCGGCCAGTCGGCAGGACCGGATTAATCCGTTGTTGAGCGAAATCGATGCAGCCTTAACAACAACCCAGTCGGCGGGCGGTAATTCAGACGCCGAAGGGCTGAGGTCGGTACTGGGACGCCTGAATTATGTCATCAACGACAAATATCTGTTTGAAGCCAATGCCCGCTACGATGGTTCGAGTAAGTTTCTGCCGGGCTTTCAGTATGGCTTTTTCCCATCGGTTTCGGCTGGCTGGCGTTTTTCGGAAGAGCCCTTTTTCAAGCGTTTCGCTTCGGTGGTATCGTCAGCGAAACTCCGGGCTTCAATCGGGAAGCTTGGTAATAACTCCGGTGTCGGTCGTTACGAACAGCGTGACATCTTCAACCTGACCAACTACATACTCAATGGTAAGATTACCAAAGGGTTTAGTTCGTCCAAGATCATTAACGAAGATTTCTCGTGGGAGCAGACCAACATTACAAACGTTGGGCTGGATCTGGCCTTTTTCGGGGGTCGTCTGACGAGCGAAATTGATGCTTACAGCAAGCTAACAACCGGCATGATCCGGCCATCCTCCTTGTCAACGTTCCTGTCAGGCTACGATGCCCCTCGTGTTAACATCGGCAAACTCCGTAACCTCGGCCTGGAAGCAAACGTAACGTATCGGGCTAAAATCCGGGATGCCAACGTCGGCGCTACGCTGAACATGGCTTTTAACCGCAATAAACTGCTGGAATGGAACGAGTTTTTAAGCAAGGGGTATACGTATCTGAATCTACCTTATCACTTCGCCTACAGCCGTGAAGCAACGGGCATTGCGCAGACCTGGGAAGACGTTGCCAACGCGCCTTATCAGGGTCAGTACGTTTCGCCGGGCGACATTCTGTATAAAGATCTGAACGGCGATGGGCAAATTAATGATGAGGACCGGAAAGCCCAACCGCAATTTAACCGCGACCAGCCGGTCGGTACGTTTGGTCTGAATCTGTTCGGTAGCTGGCGTGGTTTCGACCTGAGCATTCTCTGGCAGTCGGCTACCGGTCGCAAGGATTTCTGGCTGGAACCCTTCAACAACGTCAACATTCCTTCGGCCCGGAACGCATTTCAGGATTTCCAATGGTCCGATACCTGGAATCTCGACAATCGTGGGGCGTCGCTACCTCGGCTCGTGACCGGTTCGGGCGGAAACAACCAGGCTGAATCAACCTTCTGGCTGGACGATTTTAGCTACCTGCGGCTGAAAAACATTCAGGCCGGTTACAATGTCCCCAGTAAAGTAATGAGCCGCATCGGCGTCAGTCGGTTACGGGTATACGTCACGGCTGAGAACCTGTTGACATTCAGCCGCTATCGGGGTGTTGACCCGGAGAAAAGCACCAGTGTATCGAACGTTGACAACCAGGACGATCCATTCCCACTGCTGAAATCGTACTCCTTTGGTCTCAATCTCAGCCTTTAA
- a CDS encoding DUF4466 family protein — protein sequence MKKIVYFVLPVLGTLLLNAGCQNKEVDPGTTFKNDLLKKTTGPAVVGDRIEFAYAIGTLEGDLKDVRAEASIAGGKGTGFSGFSWYTDRSTGVDKPVQTAADTVTNGAVSTASIIDVSKNKAVTLRYYYYPSEEGKGKDVSFLFIGTSSTGKEVAIQSPAYRISRMSMKRSLVLTDGAKAYVSLADMAVYSKAEVEQNNLASKIDFVYIYRPTLGSGNFAFGHALVAPSNADYLKDVSLPTGLPKTRTAIDKRVDVKDAQLRNTAGFDVYIDDVDLEQTTFPSAADYAYGLAADQGAFVKTADGAYAAYVYVNAVNNTTKSMTISIKQIKLK from the coding sequence ATGAAAAAGATAGTCTATTTCGTTCTGCCGGTTTTGGGCACTCTGTTACTCAACGCGGGTTGTCAGAACAAAGAGGTTGATCCGGGAACAACGTTCAAAAATGATCTGCTCAAAAAAACGACAGGTCCGGCTGTTGTTGGCGACCGCATTGAATTTGCCTACGCCATCGGCACGCTCGAAGGCGACCTGAAAGATGTACGCGCCGAAGCATCCATTGCCGGAGGAAAAGGCACCGGATTCAGCGGATTTTCCTGGTATACGGATCGCAGTACGGGTGTCGATAAACCCGTGCAGACGGCCGCCGATACTGTTACAAACGGAGCCGTTTCGACCGCTTCAATCATCGATGTCAGTAAAAACAAAGCCGTTACGCTGCGCTACTACTATTACCCTTCTGAAGAGGGGAAAGGCAAAGATGTTTCGTTCCTCTTTATCGGTACTTCGTCTACCGGCAAAGAGGTTGCTATTCAATCACCGGCTTATCGGATCAGTCGCATGAGCATGAAACGGTCGCTGGTGCTCACCGATGGGGCGAAAGCTTATGTGTCGCTCGCCGATATGGCGGTTTATTCGAAAGCCGAAGTAGAGCAGAACAATCTGGCCAGCAAAATCGACTTTGTCTATATTTACCGGCCAACGCTTGGTAGTGGCAACTTTGCATTTGGCCACGCGCTAGTTGCGCCATCCAATGCCGATTACCTCAAAGACGTTTCGCTGCCAACTGGACTTCCTAAAACACGCACCGCCATCGACAAACGGGTAGATGTAAAAGACGCACAGCTTCGGAATACAGCCGGCTTTGATGTATACATCGACGACGTTGATCTGGAACAAACCACTTTCCCCAGCGCGGCAGATTATGCCTATGGTTTAGCCGCGGATCAGGGTGCGTTTGTTAAAACCGCCGATGGGGCCTATGCGGCCTATGTGTACGTAAACGCGGTCAATAATACGACGAAAAGTATGACAATCAGCATCAAACAGATCAAGCTAAAGTAA
- a CDS encoding pectinesterase family protein yields the protein MVLKNAVCLLVCLVIPGLMTFAQKQHITVAQDGSGDYRTVQAALNMVPSNNKSRIVIYIKKGVYKEKLALDSTQHLVTLIGEEKGSTLLTYDDYSGKALPDGRTLRTSTSGSFYIFGDDFRAENLTFENTAGRRVGQAVAAFVTGDRAVFVNCRFLGNQDTLYTGMPGQYGRQYYLDCYIEGTIDFIFGSATAVFDHCTIFSKTGGTYITAASTPEGKPYGFVFLNCTLTSDAPKASVYLGRPWRDFAKTTFIHCQLGEHIQPAGWHNWDKPNAEKTTFYAEYESIGSGANPSARVDWSRQLAKDEVKSYKTETILAGDDHWKPDEKLTK from the coding sequence ATGGTTCTGAAAAACGCCGTTTGTCTGCTAGTCTGTCTGGTTATTCCCGGCTTGATGACGTTTGCCCAGAAGCAGCACATCACAGTTGCTCAGGATGGGAGTGGCGATTATAGAACTGTGCAGGCGGCCCTGAACATGGTTCCTTCGAATAATAAAAGCAGGATCGTTATTTACATCAAAAAAGGCGTTTACAAGGAGAAATTGGCCCTCGATTCGACTCAGCACCTGGTTACACTAATCGGTGAAGAGAAAGGCTCGACACTATTGACGTACGATGATTATTCCGGTAAAGCCCTGCCCGATGGCAGGACATTAAGAACGTCGACATCAGGCTCGTTTTACATCTTCGGCGACGATTTTCGGGCTGAAAATCTCACTTTTGAAAACACCGCTGGCAGGCGGGTTGGTCAGGCTGTGGCTGCTTTCGTTACCGGCGACCGGGCGGTGTTTGTCAATTGCCGGTTTCTGGGCAATCAGGATACGTTATATACCGGGATGCCGGGGCAATATGGCCGTCAATACTATCTGGATTGCTATATCGAAGGAACTATTGATTTTATCTTTGGATCAGCAACGGCGGTCTTTGATCACTGCACGATTTTTAGCAAAACCGGCGGAACATACATCACCGCAGCGTCAACACCCGAAGGCAAACCGTATGGTTTTGTATTCCTGAATTGTACACTCACCAGCGATGCCCCCAAAGCCAGCGTTTATCTGGGTCGCCCCTGGCGGGATTTTGCCAAAACAACGTTTATTCATTGCCAGCTTGGCGAGCACATTCAACCCGCAGGATGGCATAATTGGGATAAGCCGAACGCAGAAAAAACAACGTTCTATGCCGAATATGAATCGATTGGGTCGGGAGCGAATCCGTCAGCCCGAGTCGATTGGTCACGGCAGCTAGCCAAAGATGAGGTGAAATCCTATAAAACAGAAACGATTCTGGCCGGTGATGATCATTGGAAACCGGATGAAAAACTGACAAAATAG
- a CDS encoding alginate lyase family protein, protein MNKFIVYGFIFLLVLTVDSAAQSPSKPTTFLLNADFLRTNKAKIKAGDQTLVQAAKRLIADADKTLKHATYTVTAKSKTPPSGDKHDYMSVGPYWWPDSTKPNGLPYIRKDGQVNPDRFAINDATYLKNLCDDVELLAVAYYFSDDEKYARRAADLLRVWFLNTDSKMNPNLNYGQAIPGITDGRGIGLIDSRAFAKLADAVQLLRGSSVWTPGDHAALQNWFRQFLDWMLTSPIGKDEEDEHNNHGTYYDFQSIGLALFTDNKTLARQIIEQKTMKRIESQLKADGSQPHELARTLSWNYSVMNLQGFFGIALLAENVQIDLWNYETATGKSVKKAFLWLLPYAEGKKTWEHQQIKAIHTEEFQPLATVASAKYKIAEPAFSSGHQQKENSLFILTNSLF, encoded by the coding sequence GTGAATAAATTTATAGTATACGGCTTTATTTTTCTTCTTGTTTTAACTGTTGATTCAGCTGCGCAGTCGCCCTCCAAACCGACTACCTTTCTGCTGAATGCGGATTTTTTACGGACCAATAAGGCAAAAATCAAAGCGGGCGATCAGACGTTGGTGCAGGCAGCCAAAAGGTTGATTGCCGATGCGGATAAAACCCTGAAGCATGCTACTTACACCGTAACAGCTAAAAGTAAGACTCCGCCCAGTGGCGATAAACACGACTATATGAGTGTGGGGCCGTACTGGTGGCCCGATTCGACCAAGCCCAATGGGTTGCCTTACATTCGGAAAGATGGGCAGGTTAATCCAGATCGGTTTGCCATTAATGACGCCACCTATCTGAAGAACTTATGTGATGATGTTGAGCTGCTGGCCGTGGCCTATTATTTCTCCGATGATGAGAAATACGCCAGACGAGCTGCCGACTTACTTCGTGTCTGGTTTCTGAATACAGACTCCAAAATGAACCCGAATCTGAATTACGGGCAGGCGATTCCCGGCATCACCGATGGCCGGGGCATTGGCCTCATTGACAGTCGGGCCTTTGCGAAACTGGCCGATGCCGTTCAATTGCTACGCGGGTCATCAGTTTGGACACCGGGCGATCACGCAGCTTTACAGAATTGGTTTCGGCAGTTTCTGGACTGGATGCTCACAAGCCCGATCGGGAAAGACGAAGAAGACGAGCACAATAATCATGGCACTTACTACGACTTCCAGTCGATTGGCCTGGCTCTTTTTACGGATAACAAAACCCTGGCCCGCCAGATTATCGAGCAAAAGACCATGAAACGAATTGAGAGTCAGCTAAAGGCCGATGGCAGCCAACCACACGAGTTGGCCCGTACACTTTCCTGGAATTACTCGGTGATGAACTTACAGGGCTTTTTCGGGATTGCCCTTTTGGCAGAAAACGTGCAGATTGACTTGTGGAACTACGAAACAGCAACCGGGAAAAGCGTAAAAAAGGCGTTTCTATGGCTGCTCCCCTACGCCGAAGGGAAAAAAACTTGGGAACATCAGCAAATCAAAGCCATCCATACGGAGGAATTTCAGCCGTTGGCGACCGTTGCATCGGCCAAGTATAAAATTGCAGAACCGGCCTTTTCATCGGGTCATCAACAGAAAGAAAACAGCCTTTTTATCCTAACAAACTCCCTGTTCTAA